A region of Malaciobacter marinus DNA encodes the following proteins:
- the miaA gene encoding tRNA (adenosine(37)-N6)-dimethylallyltransferase MiaA: MKQIAIIGSTASGKTSLALDIAKKTDSIILSLDSLSVYKQIDIASAKPTVQERGDIIHFGIDEVYANETFDVIQFIDCYQRAKKFAQNNKKNLIIVGGTGFYLKALVEGISTGIDTKNKLDIPKEEAYDILYNLDKEYMEKIAPNDTYRIEKAYSIYTQSGMTPTQFFKKNKKIPIIENLQIFEIVWQRDDLRKRIALRTKQMLEDGLIDEVIFLEKTYTREPNCMSAIGIIETLEYLDGKLTKKELEEKILTNTAKLAKRQNTFNKSQFVENKSSNIIENLNSEILKFFSL, encoded by the coding sequence ATGAAACAAATAGCAATTATAGGTTCAACTGCATCAGGAAAAACATCTTTAGCACTTGATATTGCAAAAAAAACAGACTCAATAATTTTATCTCTTGATTCTTTGTCTGTTTACAAACAAATAGATATTGCATCTGCAAAACCAACTGTACAAGAAAGAGGTGATATTATTCATTTTGGTATAGATGAAGTTTATGCTAATGAAACTTTTGATGTTATTCAATTTATTGATTGTTATCAAAGAGCAAAAAAATTTGCACAAAACAATAAGAAAAACCTAATCATTGTAGGAGGTACAGGCTTTTATCTAAAAGCACTAGTTGAGGGAATTTCTACAGGAATTGATACAAAAAATAAACTAGATATCCCAAAAGAAGAAGCATACGATATCTTATACAATTTAGATAAAGAGTATATGGAAAAAATAGCTCCAAATGATACATATAGAATAGAAAAAGCTTATAGTATATACACACAAAGTGGTATGACTCCAACACAGTTTTTCAAAAAAAACAAAAAAATACCAATTATAGAAAATTTACAAATTTTTGAAATAGTTTGGCAAAGAGATGACTTAAGAAAAAGAATTGCTTTAAGAACAAAACAGATGTTAGAAGATGGACTTATTGATGAAGTTATATTTTTAGAAAAAACTTATACAAGAGAGCCAAACTGTATGAGTGCAATAGGAATTATTGAAACGTTAGAATATCTTGATGGAAAACTTACAAAAAAAGAGCTTGAAGAAAAGATTTTAACAAATACAGCAAAATTAGCAAAAAGACAAAATACTTTTAATAAATCACAATTCGTAGAAAATAAAAGTTCAAATATTATAGAAAACTTAAATTCAGAGATTCTTAAGTTTTTTTCGCTATAA
- the mqnP gene encoding menaquinone biosynthesis prenyltransferase MqnP, translating to MEKITKLLNDFNELVMFKHSIFSLPFIFIAMVVAANGWFGFSLCILGILAALTARNFAMGFNRYLDRDIDALNPRTVNRPNVDGRISPTQMAIFVALNAIGFIIVAYFVNDLAFYMSVPILIVIGSYSYFKRFSFLAHLILGVSLGLAPIAGVVAVSETIPLWAILLSIGVMFWVAGFDLLYSLQDIDVDKELGLHSIPSKFGAKNTMIISRVFHLFTVIFWLLFVIVSNSSTFAFIAVAVSALMLSYEHYLVNKDFRKIDKAFFTVNGYLGIVFFVLIVLDNL from the coding sequence ATGGAAAAAATAACAAAACTATTAAATGATTTCAATGAACTAGTAATGTTCAAACACTCAATTTTCTCGCTGCCTTTTATTTTTATTGCAATGGTAGTTGCTGCAAATGGTTGGTTTGGGTTTAGCCTTTGTATTTTAGGTATCTTAGCTGCACTTACAGCAAGAAATTTTGCTATGGGATTTAATAGATATCTTGATAGAGATATTGATGCTCTTAACCCAAGAACAGTAAACAGACCAAATGTAGATGGAAGAATCTCGCCTACACAAATGGCAATATTTGTAGCACTAAATGCAATTGGATTTATAATTGTAGCATATTTTGTAAATGATTTAGCTTTTTATATGTCTGTGCCTATTCTTATTGTAATAGGTTCATACTCATACTTTAAAAGGTTCTCATTCTTAGCACATCTAATTTTAGGTGTTTCTTTAGGACTTGCTCCAATAGCTGGAGTTGTTGCAGTTAGTGAAACTATACCTTTATGGGCTATTTTGTTGAGTATTGGGGTGATGTTTTGGGTTGCTGGATTTGATTTATTGTATTCATTGCAAGATATTGATGTGGATAAAGAGTTAGGACTTCACTCAATCCCAAGCAAATTTGGTGCTAAAAATACTATGATAATCTCAAGAGTATTTCACCTTTTTACAGTAATATTTTGGTTACTATTTGTAATTGTATCAAATAGTTCAACTTTTGCTTTTATAGCAGTAGCAGTAAGTGCTTTAATGCTAAGTTATGAACACTATTTAGTAAATAAAGATTTTAGAAAAATTGATAAAGCTTTTTTTACTGTAAATGGTTACTTAGGTATAGTATTTTTTGTACTAATAGTATTGGATAATTTATAA
- a CDS encoding GGDEF domain-containing protein has protein sequence MSNRLKEVTFLTVNDLKNEDIILPSKYSQVFENHANSLEVNIEDENVLFKDLHEDNVNIDKIVRQTNDNLSILYQSTDDARTAILNKDDKSLQNIYGELAKMKSKINLLQKELFSDSLTKAFNRKWFMDYYLINKSFPEDGALAFIDLNKFKYINDTFGHLVGDQVLKYLVDFLKKEFKDKEIKVLRYAGDEFIVLFNQDTINQFDIKTLMTNAQKKLARQKLKTSKFKNIQFSFSFGLVPFKKDEQLEKIVLKADELMYKNKKALISR, from the coding sequence ATGAGTAATAGACTTAAAGAAGTTACATTTTTAACTGTTAATGATTTAAAAAATGAAGATATAATTTTACCAAGTAAATACTCCCAAGTATTTGAAAATCATGCAAATAGTTTAGAAGTAAATATAGAAGATGAAAATGTATTATTTAAAGATTTACATGAAGATAATGTAAATATTGACAAAATAGTAAGACAAACAAATGATAACTTAAGTATCTTATATCAATCAACAGATGATGCAAGAACTGCAATTTTAAATAAAGATGATAAATCTCTTCAAAATATTTATGGTGAACTAGCAAAAATGAAAAGTAAAATAAATCTTTTACAAAAAGAACTTTTTTCAGATAGTTTAACAAAAGCTTTTAATAGAAAATGGTTTATGGATTACTACTTAATAAATAAAAGCTTCCCAGAAGATGGAGCTTTGGCATTTATTGATTTAAATAAGTTCAAATATATAAATGATACATTTGGACACTTAGTAGGAGATCAAGTACTAAAGTATCTTGTGGATTTTTTGAAAAAAGAGTTTAAAGATAAAGAGATAAAAGTTTTAAGATATGCAGGAGATGAGTTTATTGTACTTTTTAATCAAGATACAATAAATCAGTTTGATATTAAAACACTTATGACAAATGCACAAAAAAAACTTGCAAGACAAAAACTAAAAACCTCAAAATTTAAAAATATCCAATTTTCATTCTCTTTTGGATTAGTACCATTTAAAAAAGATGAACAATTAGAAAAAATAGTTCTAAAAGCAGATGAACTAATGTATAAAAATAAAAAAGCCTTAATATCTAGATAA
- a CDS encoding DNA sulfur modification protein DndB has protein sequence MSLFCAKEKEWDINKKGHSGVFKTKNDISIEYIQTTFNTKELDLIKPLRSIFNPDDIEDFDLLLQRDLDETRIKRELIPYLKRDDKLSFFPSLLVVVLNIENNGSGAMIKQQYPPLDEQIIDNPEDNSGNSKVNSKKYGDLFSVEILVDENEKKQRWFSIFNFNRNTQLLAIDGQHRLVALQAITGKLTTERDKEKFLAYSDEKELFNDLEIPVTILYVPDMHQGTDDNNEPLTSIFRQVFVDVNKNAITVSKMRNILLDENDFNSIFTRMICSEILKNTNLNISINEIEWNKEQKVDQLTEELSITSIVFIKNFLDNWLGDIKTLEDDCLIKDNLQLSKIKIDLEDETLPYDEMTNKKFTYNQKNKILEYFSDNYLNGLIILICSLPLFNKRHAHIKAIKNELTNQIENHENIDASNAYKYLFGGNENNILLTKELNAYIKNTIMKDLIQFEDENHYELVKTQMFQVMYFKIVIDIYADQEDMDFNIFLTEYNKIINDIDFINAWKDIFVNKYTILKTGIGNFGKNKQNLIYDYLQLFMNKHKDILNNGKIKFEEYDVNIKSIYTKFEANKIRELEKLDLDEELYEKQLENYKNQLKEIYIEENVE, from the coding sequence ATGAGCTTATTTTGTGCAAAAGAAAAAGAATGGGATATAAATAAAAAAGGTCATTCTGGTGTTTTTAAAACAAAAAATGATATATCTATTGAGTATATACAAACTACCTTTAACACAAAGGAACTAGATTTAATAAAACCTTTAAGAAGTATTTTTAACCCTGATGATATTGAAGATTTTGATCTGTTATTACAAAGAGACTTAGATGAAACTAGAATTAAAAGAGAATTAATTCCTTATTTAAAAAGAGATGATAAACTAAGTTTTTTTCCTTCATTATTAGTTGTTGTACTGAACATTGAAAATAATGGAAGTGGAGCAATGATTAAACAACAATATCCACCACTTGATGAACAAATTATTGATAACCCCGAGGATAATTCAGGAAATAGTAAAGTTAACTCCAAAAAATATGGTGACTTATTTAGTGTTGAAATCTTGGTTGATGAGAATGAAAAAAAACAACGATGGTTTAGTATATTTAATTTTAATAGAAACACTCAATTATTAGCTATTGATGGACAACATCGGCTAGTAGCACTACAAGCAATTACTGGAAAACTTACAACAGAAAGAGATAAAGAAAAGTTTTTGGCTTATTCTGATGAAAAAGAGTTATTTAATGATTTAGAAATTCCAGTAACAATTTTATATGTTCCTGATATGCATCAAGGTACGGATGACAATAATGAACCATTAACAAGTATTTTTAGACAAGTTTTTGTGGATGTAAATAAGAATGCGATTACAGTAAGTAAAATGCGGAATATTCTTTTAGATGAGAATGATTTTAATTCAATTTTTACGAGAATGATTTGTTCTGAAATATTAAAAAATACTAATTTAAATATTTCAATTAATGAAATTGAATGGAATAAAGAGCAAAAAGTAGATCAACTTACAGAAGAATTATCTATTACAAGTATTGTTTTTATAAAAAACTTTTTAGATAACTGGCTAGGAGATATCAAAACGCTTGAGGATGATTGTCTCATAAAAGACAATCTACAATTATCAAAAATAAAAATAGATTTAGAAGATGAAACATTACCGTATGATGAAATGACAAATAAAAAATTTACATATAATCAAAAAAATAAAATACTTGAATATTTTTCTGATAATTATTTAAATGGATTAATTATTTTAATTTGTTCTTTACCATTATTTAATAAAAGACATGCCCATATAAAAGCTATCAAAAATGAATTAACTAATCAAATTGAGAATCATGAAAATATTGATGCTTCAAATGCATATAAATATTTATTTGGTGGAAATGAAAATAATATCTTATTAACTAAAGAATTAAATGCATATATTAAAAATACAATTATGAAAGATTTAATACAATTTGAAGATGAAAATCACTATGAGCTTGTAAAAACACAAATGTTTCAAGTAATGTATTTTAAAATTGTTATTGATATTTACGCTGATCAAGAAGATATGGACTTTAATATTTTTTTAACAGAATATAATAAAATCATTAATGATATTGATTTTATAAATGCATGGAAAGATATTTTTGTTAATAAATACACTATTTTAAAAACAGGAATAGGTAATTTTGGAAAAAATAAACAAAATCTAATATATGACTATCTTCAACTATTTATGAATAAACATAAAGATATTTTGAATAACGGTAAAATAAAATTTGAAGAATATGATGTAAACATTAAATCAATATATACAAAATTTGAAGCAAACAAAATAAGAGAATTGGAAAAATTAGACTTAGATGAAGAACTTTACGAAAAACAGCTAGAAAATTATAAAAATCA